AGGCGAGCTGGTATTAATAACTGACTGTATATATGATGCGGAAACAGGCGCATTGACCTTTAAACTAAGCCATTTCTCCAGGTATGCGGTAGGGTATAACAAGGTAGAGTTCACAGACACAGAAGGAAGCTGGGCAAAAGATTATATAACCTACCTGTCTGCAAGGAATATAATAAACGGAGATGGTACAGGAAGGTACCTGCCAGGCAACAACATAACCAGGGCGGAATTCACCAAGATACTGGCAGGGATAGCAGGAATAGACCCGGCTAGTTATAGGACATCAGCCTTCCAGGATATGGATGAAAATGCCTGGTATGCGCCATATGTAGCCTGGGCAACGGAGAATGGCATAGTGAAAGGATATGGCAACGGCTTGTTTGGACCTGACGATTATATATCAAGAGAGCAGATAGCATTAATGATAAGCAGGTTTGCGTCAGTACAAAACTATACACTGCCCGAGGCAGTAGAAGCAATTGAATTTGCGGACAGTGACAAGATAAGCTCCTATGCAAGGGAAGCAGTGGAGAAGGTACAGAGGGCAGGCATAATAAACGGCAGGCCGTCAGGAGACCGGATAGTATTTGCGTCATCGGACAATGCAGACCGCGCTGAAGCAGCAAAGATGCTGGCTGTTCTTATGAAAAGCATGATGAAGTAAATTCAACCTGAACAAGATTCATCAAACCATTTATTGCATAAATAACGCATGTACAGATCTGTGAGAGCCTGGGGCCGCAAGGCCCCGGCTACTCGACTTATATTTAAAAGCTCCCGGTGCTTTCTTCCTAATCAAGGTTCAGTCTTTTCTTTAAAATCAGATTGGTTATAGTAAAGTTTACCGATGCGAATATAGTTAATAGCAGGCTAAAGGATAATAATAGAGTTTTTATGTCCTGTGGCGTAGGTACAGATAATGAGAAAAAGGAGGCAAACAGTGTATTTCTAAAAAGGAGAATAAACAAAGCACTTATTCCTTGAAAAACAAAATAAAGGGCGCAATACATTCCGAAGGAAATAATTAGTTTATGGCTTTCAAAAAGTTGTCCCAGGGATATGGCAGAGTATATCATACTTATATTAGCTGCTACCCATATTAATATTAGAAGAGGTATTAAAATAACTGTGCCGTAGCCGAGGAAATCTTTAAGAGCATTCA
The DNA window shown above is from Clostridiaceae bacterium and carries:
- a CDS encoding S-layer homology domain-containing protein, producing DFTITSGDKVISDLGGGTATISIPYTPKAGEDLNAIVIYHITGEGELVLITDCIYDAETGALTFKLSHFSRYAVGYNKVEFTDTEGSWAKDYITYLSARNIINGDGTGRYLPGNNITRAEFTKILAGIAGIDPASYRTSAFQDMDENAWYAPYVAWATENGIVKGYGNGLFGPDDYISREQIALMISRFASVQNYTLPEAVEAIEFADSDKISSYAREAVEKVQRAGIINGRPSGDRIVFASSDNADRAEAAKMLAVLMKSMMK